In Thermosynechococcus sichuanensis E542, a single genomic region encodes these proteins:
- a CDS encoding DNA double-strand break repair nuclease NurA, with amino-acid sequence MLDFVKVAAQMGTVGQVIRQGAIASQQKQARALEVLKRMAENLDTYRQAIQAWGDSFPFNAAEPIESLTVKHAVLPAPTSHTIFATDGSQIAPSHHEIAYCYLINVGRVAIAYGQGQRPHLDSVPQLVYDPDELGRSRGWGLTIEDWLRYRRTQAEMLALVELIQTQNKQAPSLALVDGSLIFWAWESLPPMVREELLTPILAAWDELRAKGIPLVGYVSASRSHETVNFLRLGVCPYPEPNCALHCGQTSQLSLEATRDRPPCQVFDPLRDVLLWQAHLAPQQYSPLWRSRSRILEHYGEHHIYVAYLHGGSEVVRLEVPEWVAREAELWQQAVSLTAAQIAKGRGYPVALAEAHNLAVVRGSDRQRFFALLERELIKAGHWHVAPSPKEQRKRQSIA; translated from the coding sequence GTGTTGGACTTCGTTAAAGTCGCTGCTCAAATGGGAACAGTGGGTCAAGTGATCCGCCAAGGGGCGATCGCCAGCCAACAAAAACAAGCCCGTGCCCTCGAAGTCCTCAAACGTATGGCGGAGAATTTAGACACCTACCGCCAAGCTATCCAAGCGTGGGGGGACTCCTTTCCCTTTAATGCTGCTGAACCCATTGAATCCCTGACGGTGAAGCACGCTGTCCTCCCCGCCCCAACATCACACACAATTTTTGCCACCGATGGCTCGCAAATTGCCCCTAGTCACCACGAAATTGCCTACTGCTATTTGATCAATGTGGGACGGGTGGCGATCGCCTACGGTCAAGGGCAACGCCCCCATTTAGATAGCGTGCCACAGTTGGTTTACGACCCCGATGAATTGGGGCGATCGCGGGGCTGGGGACTCACCATAGAGGATTGGTTACGCTACCGCCGTACGCAAGCGGAAATGCTTGCCCTCGTTGAACTCATTCAAACGCAAAACAAGCAAGCCCCCAGCTTAGCCCTCGTGGATGGTTCACTTATTTTCTGGGCGTGGGAATCACTGCCGCCAATGGTGCGTGAGGAATTGTTGACACCAATCTTAGCTGCCTGGGATGAGTTGCGAGCCAAGGGAATTCCCCTAGTGGGCTATGTTAGCGCCTCCCGCAGTCATGAAACGGTCAATTTTCTGCGCTTGGGGGTTTGCCCCTACCCTGAACCCAACTGTGCTCTCCACTGTGGTCAGACAAGTCAGCTTAGCCTCGAAGCGACTCGCGATCGCCCCCCTTGTCAGGTCTTTGATCCCTTGCGGGATGTGCTCCTCTGGCAGGCGCACTTGGCACCACAACAGTATAGCCCCCTCTGGCGGAGCCGCAGTCGCATTCTGGAACATTACGGCGAACATCATATCTACGTTGCCTATCTCCACGGTGGCTCAGAAGTAGTGCGTCTGGAAGTCCCCGAATGGGTGGCGCGGGAGGCAGAGCTGTGGCAACAGGCAGTCTCATTGACGGCAGCTCAAATTGCAAAAGGCCGGGGTTACCCCGTGGCATTAGCAGAAGCCCACAATTTAGCCGTTGTGCGCGGCAGCGATCGCCAGCGCTTTTTTGCTTTACTGGAACGGGAACTGATTAAAGCAGGACACTGGCATGTGGCTCCTTCCCCCAAAGAGCAACGCAAACGCCAAAGTATTGCCTAG
- a CDS encoding FmdB family zinc ribbon protein, giving the protein MPLYEFRCSTCGIFEEWRSLAQSSEPAFCPECQQLGRRIFSVPAVNLSSSLPRPSRGSEPELVQRSPQKPKPPRFQQQSCGRPWMLNH; this is encoded by the coding sequence ATGCCCCTCTATGAGTTTCGCTGCTCTACCTGTGGCATTTTTGAGGAATGGCGATCGCTGGCACAATCCAGTGAACCCGCCTTTTGCCCAGAGTGTCAGCAGCTTGGCCGACGCATTTTTTCAGTACCAGCAGTGAATCTCTCTTCCTCCTTACCCCGACCTTCACGCGGTAGCGAGCCAGAACTAGTTCAGCGATCACCCCAAAAACCTAAGCCACCCCGGTTTCAGCAGCAATCCTGTGGTCGCCCGTGGATGCTCAATCACTAG
- a CDS encoding DUF4278 domain-containing protein, with the protein MKTTLTYRGVQYDYVPPAVRTEATDVIAKYRGWNYHCTRAVNPPAQPVRDLIYRGVAYRTGQAEAVNTTATAAANTGNEVNMPALDLNQLSRVILTHHHQVIKNREQSLLTRMIAQMGLPAAAGHYWNQIQGKIKPHVWTSYDRSHATMS; encoded by the coding sequence ATGAAAACCACACTTACCTATCGCGGCGTTCAATACGATTACGTTCCTCCGGCAGTACGCACCGAAGCAACCGATGTGATTGCAAAATATCGGGGTTGGAATTACCACTGCACTCGGGCAGTGAATCCCCCAGCTCAACCGGTGCGGGATTTAATCTATCGCGGTGTTGCCTACCGTACTGGTCAAGCGGAAGCCGTGAATACGACAGCAACTGCTGCTGCCAACACAGGCAATGAAGTGAATATGCCAGCGCTGGATCTCAATCAACTTTCGCGGGTCATTCTCACCCATCACCACCAAGTGATCAAAAACCGCGAACAATCCCTCCTCACGCGGATGATTGCCCAAATGGGATTACCTGCGGCCGCAGGTCACTACTGGAACCAAATTCAGGGCAAAATTAAGCCCCACGTCTGGACAAGCTACGATCGCAGTCATGCCACAATGAGCTAG
- a CDS encoding Crp/Fnr family transcriptional regulator produces MANVSTAAITPPVEGRWRSSSRVHTFSVGDSIWMEPERIWLVSRGVVLLNLLHPDGEEVVVGLATPGTAFGLPLTSLTAYQAKALSKAELMLFTLVEVESSPNLTQSLVRGLARRLRQAEGLLGITSHRRIEERLRHLLLLLKQEIGQPHPLGTRYTVRLTHQQLATAIGTSRVTMTRLLGKLKEERWLTYDRDRHIILTHTAEI; encoded by the coding sequence ATGGCAAATGTCTCCACTGCTGCAATCACTCCCCCTGTGGAGGGGCGCTGGCGTTCTTCCTCGCGAGTCCACACCTTTAGCGTCGGGGACAGCATCTGGATGGAGCCAGAACGCATTTGGCTAGTGAGCCGCGGTGTCGTCCTCTTGAATCTTTTGCACCCCGATGGTGAAGAAGTAGTGGTGGGACTAGCCACACCCGGTACTGCGTTTGGTTTACCCTTGACCAGTTTAACGGCCTACCAAGCCAAGGCACTTTCCAAAGCAGAACTGATGCTCTTTACGCTGGTGGAGGTAGAATCCTCGCCCAACTTGACCCAAAGTCTTGTGCGCGGTCTGGCCCGTCGCCTACGGCAAGCGGAAGGTCTTTTGGGAATTACCAGCCATCGCCGTATTGAGGAGCGATTACGCCATTTACTCCTGCTACTGAAGCAAGAAATTGGTCAGCCCCATCCCTTGGGCACACGCTACACTGTTCGCCTCACCCATCAGCAACTGGCAACAGCGATTGGGACGAGTCGGGTAACGATGACTCGCCTCCTAGGCAAGCTCAAAGAGGAGCGGTGGCTCACCTACGATCGCGATCGCCACATCATTCTCACCCACACCGCTGAGATTTGA
- the trpE gene encoding anthranilate synthase component I: MYPDFQTFSQLAEQGNFIPIYQEWVADMDTPVSAWYRVCRDRPYNFLLESVEGGEQLARYSLLSCDPLWVLETRGNQTTQTHRDGSVTTFTGNPFTILANCLAPYQPVKLPQLPGGIGGLFGFWGYELIQWIEPRVPIHPATARDLPDGVWMQVDQILIFDQVKRKIWAVVYADTRETDLKTAYTHASDRLERLLSKLQTRIPAEATQLHWQPSPQTPSYSSNITPAAFRANVERAKDYIRAGDIFQVVLSQRLSATYSGDPFALYRSLRLINPSPYMAYFQFGTWQIIGSSPEVMVKAEHHPEKTGSLLATVRPIAGTRKRGHTYAEDQQLAAELLADTKEVAEHVMLVDLGRNDLGRVCRQGSVTVEEFMVIERYSHVMHIVSNVVGELLPGKTAWDLLQACFPAGTVSGAPKIRAMEIIYELEGCRRGPYSGAYGYYDFEGQLNTAIAIRTMVVQPLTDQQHLIHVQAGAGIVADSDPQREYEETLNKARGLLEAISALGRKP, encoded by the coding sequence ATGTACCCGGATTTTCAGACCTTTTCTCAGCTTGCCGAGCAGGGTAACTTCATTCCCATTTATCAGGAGTGGGTGGCGGATATGGATACACCCGTATCAGCTTGGTATCGGGTCTGTCGCGATCGCCCCTACAACTTTTTGCTGGAGTCTGTCGAGGGGGGTGAACAACTGGCTCGCTATAGCCTCCTCAGTTGTGATCCGCTGTGGGTACTGGAAACGCGGGGCAATCAAACCACCCAAACCCACCGCGATGGCTCGGTCACCACATTTACAGGCAATCCCTTCACAATTTTGGCCAACTGCTTAGCGCCCTATCAGCCCGTGAAGCTGCCCCAACTGCCGGGGGGTATTGGTGGTCTTTTTGGCTTTTGGGGCTATGAACTGATTCAGTGGATTGAGCCACGGGTTCCCATTCATCCCGCCACCGCAAGGGATTTACCCGATGGCGTCTGGATGCAGGTGGATCAGATCCTCATTTTTGATCAGGTGAAGCGGAAAATTTGGGCGGTGGTCTATGCTGATACCCGCGAGACGGACTTGAAAACGGCCTATACCCACGCCAGCGATCGCCTAGAGCGACTTTTGAGCAAACTGCAAACCCGTATTCCTGCCGAAGCGACTCAACTCCACTGGCAACCCAGTCCTCAGACCCCCAGTTACAGCAGCAATATCACTCCCGCAGCCTTCCGTGCCAATGTGGAGCGTGCCAAGGATTATATTCGTGCGGGTGATATTTTCCAAGTGGTGCTCTCCCAACGCCTCAGTGCCACCTACAGCGGTGATCCTTTTGCCCTCTATCGCTCCTTGCGCCTGATTAACCCTTCCCCCTACATGGCCTACTTTCAATTTGGCACGTGGCAGATCATTGGCTCTAGTCCAGAAGTCATGGTCAAAGCGGAGCACCACCCTGAAAAAACTGGGTCTCTCCTTGCCACGGTGCGTCCCATTGCCGGCACTCGCAAGCGGGGGCATACCTACGCTGAAGATCAGCAGCTTGCTGCAGAACTCCTTGCCGATACCAAAGAAGTGGCCGAACACGTCATGCTGGTGGATTTGGGGCGCAATGATTTAGGGCGCGTGTGTCGTCAGGGGAGTGTTACCGTTGAAGAGTTTATGGTGATTGAGCGCTACTCCCATGTCATGCACATTGTCAGTAATGTGGTGGGCGAACTATTGCCCGGTAAAACGGCATGGGACTTACTGCAAGCCTGTTTCCCCGCTGGCACCGTCAGTGGTGCCCCCAAAATCCGAGCCATGGAAATCATCTATGAATTGGAGGGCTGCCGCCGTGGCCCCTACTCCGGTGCCTATGGTTACTATGACTTTGAAGGTCAACTCAATACCGCGATCGCCATTCGCACAATGGTGGTGCAACCCCTCACCGATCAGCAACATCTGATTCACGTGCAAGCGGGCGCCGGCATTGTGGCTGACTCGGATCCCCAGCGGGAATACGAAGAAACCCTCAACAAAGCACGGGGACTGTTGGAAGCGATTTCTGCCCTAGGGAGAAAACCTTAA
- a CDS encoding aldose epimerase, protein MPYTLHAERTRIEVIPERGGLISRWQWRGHELLYLDRERFANPQLSVRGGIPLLFPICGNLPEDTFHYHGQTYHLKQHGFARDLPWQVLDQQEHLLKLGLQDTPATRQVYPFAFHLTLTYTLAADSLAIALEVANPGDTPLPFSFGLHPYFTVADKHQLQFDLPIHAMVDQKTQQPLTFSGTFDWHAAELDLACRPLTGQVARVCDLQQQYCLTLRYATAFTTLVFWTVQGKPYYCLEPWTAPRNALNTGVDLLHVPPQKHLTLGVEIAVAPL, encoded by the coding sequence ATGCCCTATACTCTCCACGCCGAACGTACTCGCATTGAAGTAATCCCAGAGCGCGGTGGCCTGATTAGTCGTTGGCAGTGGCGGGGGCATGAGTTGCTGTACTTGGATCGGGAGCGCTTTGCCAACCCGCAGTTAAGTGTGCGCGGCGGTATTCCGCTTCTCTTTCCCATTTGTGGCAATTTGCCCGAGGATACATTTCACTACCATGGCCAAACCTATCACCTCAAGCAACATGGCTTTGCACGGGATTTGCCATGGCAGGTGCTAGATCAGCAGGAACATCTCTTGAAGCTGGGGTTGCAGGATACGCCAGCCACACGCCAAGTCTATCCCTTTGCTTTTCATCTCACCTTGACCTACACCCTCGCTGCTGATTCTTTGGCGATCGCCCTTGAGGTGGCTAACCCCGGTGACACGCCCTTGCCTTTTAGCTTTGGCTTGCATCCCTACTTTACCGTTGCTGACAAGCACCAATTGCAGTTTGACTTGCCGATCCATGCCATGGTGGATCAAAAAACGCAACAACCCCTCACCTTTAGCGGCACGTTTGACTGGCATGCAGCAGAACTGGATTTGGCCTGTCGTCCCCTCACGGGTCAAGTGGCTCGCGTCTGTGACCTGCAACAACAGTACTGCCTGACGCTGCGCTACGCTACAGCGTTTACAACCCTCGTTTTTTGGACGGTTCAGGGCAAGCCCTACTATTGTCTAGAGCCTTGGACCGCGCCCCGCAATGCCTTGAATACAGGGGTGGATCTACTGCATGTACCGCCCCAGAAACACCTCACCCTTGGCGTCGAGATTGCTGTTGCCCCCCTTTAG
- a CDS encoding LapA family protein: MRQLNFVMIFVIGLGLVLFSIQNTDPVSIKFFEGKVIQAPLCIELIVAMGIGAVFAWVFNVWVQVQRIFTIRVEMEARDEQIAHLEEDVERYKAALEEQQRLLPSVSSASTEK, translated from the coding sequence ATGCGACAACTAAACTTTGTCATGATATTTGTCATTGGCTTGGGCTTAGTTCTCTTTAGTATTCAAAATACGGATCCCGTTAGTATTAAGTTCTTTGAAGGGAAAGTGATTCAAGCCCCCTTGTGCATTGAACTCATTGTGGCCATGGGGATTGGTGCGGTCTTTGCTTGGGTCTTTAATGTCTGGGTACAGGTGCAGCGCATCTTTACAATTCGCGTGGAAATGGAAGCCCGCGATGAGCAAATTGCCCACCTTGAGGAGGATGTGGAACGCTACAAAGCCGCCCTTGAGGAGCAACAGCGTCTCCTGCCCAGTGTCAGCAGTGCCTCGACGGAAAAGTAG
- the def gene encoding peptide deformylase, with translation MAASLAVEKKKLKNPPLQLHYLGDRVLRQPAKRVSKVDDSIRDIARKMLQTMYSADGIGLAAPQVGINKQILVIDIHPDDPAAEPLVMINPVIKDFSEELEVCQEGCLSIPGVYLEVRRPAMVEVAYKDEWGRPQVIMAGGLLARAIQHEIDHLTGVMFVDRVENQALLRHELKEHGFTASAVRPIAA, from the coding sequence ATGGCTGCATCTCTGGCTGTGGAAAAGAAAAAGTTAAAAAATCCGCCCCTGCAATTGCACTATTTGGGCGATCGCGTGCTGCGTCAACCTGCCAAACGGGTCAGCAAAGTGGATGACAGTATCCGCGATATTGCGCGGAAAATGCTGCAAACTATGTACAGTGCCGACGGCATTGGCTTGGCAGCACCGCAGGTGGGCATCAATAAGCAAATTCTCGTCATTGACATTCATCCCGATGACCCCGCAGCAGAGCCATTGGTGATGATTAACCCCGTCATTAAGGACTTCAGTGAAGAGCTTGAAGTGTGCCAAGAGGGCTGCCTAAGTATTCCGGGGGTTTACCTAGAGGTGCGCCGTCCAGCCATGGTGGAGGTGGCCTACAAAGATGAGTGGGGACGTCCCCAAGTCATCATGGCGGGTGGGCTACTTGCGCGGGCAATCCAGCATGAAATTGATCACCTGACGGGGGTGATGTTTGTCGATCGCGTGGAAAACCAAGCCCTACTGCGCCACGAACTCAAAGAGCATGGGTTTACTGCCAGTGCCGTGCGTCCCATTGCTGCCTAG
- the gcvH gene encoding glycine cleavage system protein GcvH translates to MTLTYPDDLQYLDSHEYLRLEGDTATLGISAFAVDQLGDIVFVELPAVGDALEAGERFGTIESVKAVEDLYAPLTGTVIEVNQAVIDNPEQIAADPYGEGWLVKVQVSTPPTGLLSAAEYRALVEGA, encoded by the coding sequence ATGACGCTCACCTACCCTGACGATCTGCAATATCTCGACAGCCATGAGTACCTGCGCCTTGAGGGCGATACAGCCACCCTCGGCATTAGTGCCTTTGCCGTCGATCAACTGGGAGATATTGTCTTTGTCGAGTTGCCTGCCGTTGGCGATGCCCTAGAAGCCGGCGAACGCTTTGGCACCATTGAGTCGGTCAAGGCCGTTGAGGATCTCTATGCCCCCCTCACAGGAACCGTGATTGAGGTCAATCAGGCGGTCATTGACAACCCCGAACAAATTGCTGCGGATCCCTACGGGGAGGGGTGGTTGGTGAAGGTGCAAGTCAGTACCCCCCCGACGGGACTCCTCTCGGCAGCAGAGTATCGTGCCCTTGTGGAAGGAGCTTAG
- a CDS encoding branched-chain amino acid ABC transporter permease, with product MATNALQVLVDGLATGSVYAIFALGYTLVFSILGIINFAHGAVFAIGAYLTYALLGGRFGFNGLLANAQLPVALPFVPALVLSAVGCGLLGMAIDWAVFRPLRQQRTDTLLTVVASLGAAVLLTNLIQYLVGAEVYTYPDQLWGGLPLTLRLGDIALRTSQFVIFAVAVVLMIALTYGVKGTRMGKGLQAVAENPTAATLLGINGDRIIQVTFFVSSALAAVAGTLVALSVGITGPQFGVIFGLKGLAVIVLGGLGSLPGTMLAGFLLGLVEAMVPAAASGFRDAAAFAILFLVLLVRPQGLLGQSPVEKV from the coding sequence GTGGCAACGAACGCCCTGCAAGTCCTGGTGGATGGATTGGCCACAGGGAGTGTTTATGCCATCTTTGCCCTCGGCTATACCCTTGTCTTCTCAATTTTGGGCATCATTAACTTTGCCCACGGCGCTGTTTTTGCCATTGGTGCTTATCTCACCTATGCCCTTTTGGGAGGACGCTTTGGCTTTAATGGGCTGTTGGCCAATGCCCAGCTTCCCGTTGCTTTACCCTTTGTCCCAGCCTTAGTGCTGAGTGCTGTTGGCTGTGGTCTGTTGGGGATGGCCATTGATTGGGCGGTCTTTCGACCCTTGCGGCAGCAGCGCACCGATACCCTCTTGACGGTGGTGGCAAGCCTTGGCGCGGCGGTTCTCCTCACCAACCTGATCCAGTATTTGGTGGGTGCCGAAGTCTATACCTATCCCGATCAACTCTGGGGGGGATTGCCCCTCACCTTGCGACTGGGGGACATTGCCCTGCGCACCAGTCAATTTGTCATCTTTGCCGTGGCCGTGGTCTTGATGATTGCCCTGACTTACGGGGTGAAAGGGACGCGCATGGGCAAAGGATTGCAAGCAGTGGCTGAAAATCCGACTGCTGCGACATTACTAGGGATTAATGGCGATCGCATTATTCAAGTGACGTTTTTTGTCAGCAGTGCCTTAGCGGCCGTTGCTGGCACCCTTGTTGCCTTAAGTGTCGGGATTACGGGGCCGCAGTTTGGTGTGATCTTTGGCCTTAAGGGGTTAGCGGTGATTGTGCTGGGGGGTCTAGGGAGCTTACCGGGGACGATGTTGGCGGGTTTCTTGCTAGGATTGGTGGAGGCAATGGTGCCGGCGGCGGCTTCAGGGTTTCGGGATGCTGCGGCTTTTGCCATTCTCTTCCTTGTACTGTTGGTGCGCCCCCAAGGGCTGCTGGGTCAGTCGCCAGTGGAAAAAGTCTAA
- a CDS encoding Ppx/GppA phosphatase family protein: MTAEQHLHLWRPVNLSDRILAAIDVGTNSIHMVVVQIQPSLPSFKIIAAEKDMVRLGERCQITGQLTEEAMTRAIATLRRCRELATGLKAEEIIGVATSAVREAPNGREFLERVKEETGLTIDLISGEEEARRIYLGVLSGLEFNGKPHIIIDIGGGSTELILGDGHEPRYLSSTKVGAVRLTDLFVKSDPISDQDYAALRAYVRGMLDRAVEDLRQQLGPHEKPQLVGTSGTIESLMMIHTCDRLGACPPSLRGYELTLEALKGLVAKLRRLNFNQRCQLLGMSERRAEIIVAGAVILAEAMEMLGQTSLITCDRALREGIIVDWMLTHGLIEDRLRYQSSVRQRSTYSLAQKFHVNLASSERVANFALTLFDRTQGVLHHWTEAERELLWAAAILHNAGHYVSHSAHHKHSYYLVRHGGLLGYTDTEIEIIANLCRYHRKSPPKKKHENFRQLVGRRERQIVEQLSAILRLASALDRRQIGAVDDITCEWRAPQREFCVQVHPADPSDRCELEIWSVNYKKEPFETQFGVSLKVELVPASGTVLATAVNY; this comes from the coding sequence ATGACGGCTGAACAACATCTCCACCTGTGGCGACCGGTGAATCTCAGCGATCGCATTCTGGCGGCCATTGATGTCGGAACAAACTCAATTCACATGGTGGTGGTGCAAATTCAGCCCAGTTTACCCAGCTTCAAAATTATTGCCGCTGAAAAGGATATGGTGCGGCTGGGGGAACGCTGCCAAATTACGGGACAACTGACAGAAGAGGCGATGACGCGGGCGATCGCCACCCTGCGCCGCTGTCGCGAACTGGCCACGGGTCTCAAGGCGGAAGAAATTATTGGTGTGGCCACCAGCGCGGTGCGCGAAGCCCCCAATGGTCGCGAGTTTTTAGAGCGGGTTAAGGAAGAGACCGGCCTCACCATTGATCTGATTTCCGGCGAAGAGGAAGCGCGGCGCATCTACTTGGGGGTACTCTCGGGACTGGAATTCAACGGCAAACCCCACATCATCATTGATATTGGTGGTGGCTCCACAGAGTTAATTCTTGGTGATGGCCATGAACCCCGCTACCTCAGTAGTACCAAGGTAGGGGCAGTACGCCTGACGGATTTATTTGTCAAAAGCGATCCCATTAGCGATCAGGATTACGCCGCCCTGCGAGCCTACGTGCGGGGAATGCTGGATCGTGCCGTTGAAGACCTGCGGCAGCAACTCGGTCCCCATGAAAAACCGCAATTGGTGGGTACCTCAGGCACGATTGAAAGCTTGATGATGATTCACACCTGCGATCGCCTCGGTGCTTGCCCCCCCTCCCTGCGGGGCTATGAACTGACGCTAGAGGCCTTAAAGGGACTTGTGGCCAAATTGCGGCGGCTAAACTTTAACCAGCGCTGTCAACTCTTAGGGATGTCGGAGCGGCGCGCCGAAATTATTGTTGCCGGGGCAGTGATTCTCGCCGAGGCCATGGAGATGCTCGGGCAAACCAGCCTGATCACCTGCGATCGCGCCCTGCGGGAAGGCATCATTGTGGACTGGATGCTCACCCACGGCCTGATTGAAGACCGCCTTCGCTATCAAAGCTCCGTCCGCCAACGCAGTACCTACAGTTTGGCGCAAAAGTTCCATGTCAATCTTGCCAGCAGTGAACGGGTGGCCAATTTTGCCCTAACGCTATTTGATCGCACCCAAGGGGTTCTCCACCACTGGACAGAAGCGGAACGGGAACTCCTTTGGGCAGCGGCCATTCTCCATAATGCGGGTCACTACGTCAGCCATTCTGCCCACCATAAACATTCCTACTACCTTGTGCGCCACGGCGGCTTACTCGGCTACACCGATACGGAAATTGAGATCATTGCTAATCTGTGTCGCTATCACCGCAAGAGTCCCCCAAAGAAAAAGCATGAGAACTTCCGCCAATTGGTGGGGCGGCGAGAACGGCAAATTGTCGAGCAACTCAGTGCGATTCTACGGCTAGCTTCGGCCTTGGATCGGCGGCAAATTGGCGCCGTGGATGACATTACCTGTGAGTGGCGTGCCCCGCAGCGGGAGTTTTGTGTGCAGGTGCACCCAGCAGATCCTAGCGATCGCTGTGAGTTGGAAATTTGGAGTGTCAACTACAAGAAAGAACCCTTTGAAACCCAATTTGGTGTCAGTTTGAAGGTGGAATTAGTGCCCGCTAGTGGTACGGTTCTAGCCACAGCAGTCAACTACTAA
- a CDS encoding GNAT family N-acetyltransferase: protein MSFWKSLFNSQPTASATTTSSSLGSQVERDNGSESQIIFSKEKDIDVYELEELCDAVGWSRRPIRKVKKAIQHSFLVISMWEQRGAYRRLIGFSRATSDHAFNATIWDVVVHPEFQGRGLGKELMRQMIKELRSEDISNITLFADPHVVDFYRQLGFRPDPEGIKGMFWYPNSR, encoded by the coding sequence ATGAGCTTCTGGAAATCGCTGTTCAATTCGCAACCGACTGCCAGCGCCACCACAACGTCCTCTAGTTTAGGTTCTCAGGTAGAGCGGGACAATGGCAGCGAAAGCCAAATTATTTTCAGCAAAGAAAAAGATATTGATGTCTATGAATTAGAGGAACTTTGCGATGCCGTGGGGTGGTCGCGCCGTCCCATTCGTAAAGTAAAAAAAGCCATTCAGCACAGCTTTTTGGTGATCTCGATGTGGGAGCAGCGGGGTGCCTATCGTCGTCTGATTGGTTTCTCCCGTGCCACCTCTGACCATGCCTTTAATGCCACGATTTGGGATGTGGTGGTGCATCCCGAATTTCAAGGACGGGGTCTGGGCAAAGAACTCATGCGGCAGATGATCAAAGAACTACGCAGTGAGGACATCAGCAACATCACCCTTTTTGCCGATCCCCATGTGGTGGATTTTTACCGTCAGTTGGGCTTCCGTCCAGATCCCGAGGGGATTAAGGGCATGTTTTGGTACCCCAATTCCCGCTAG